The following coding sequences lie in one Oculatellaceae cyanobacterium genomic window:
- a CDS encoding competence/damage-inducible protein A: MTAEVICVGTELLLGDILNTNAQFLAKQLAGLGIPHYYQTVVGDNPERLKQVLEIATARSQILLFTGGLGPTPDDLTTETIADFFNAPLVEQLEVIEDITRKYAQRGREMTPSNRKQALIPQGAEILTNPAGTAPGIIWQPRPNLTILTFPGVPSELKRMWQETAIPYLKSQGWGKQIIYSRMLRFWGIGESALAEKVSSLLDLSNPTVAPYAGQGEVRLRVSARASSETAALELIKPVEQQIQQIAGLNYYGADNDTLASVVGQLLQASGQTLSVAESCTGGGLGQMLTNISGSSSYFMGGVISYDNQVKISLLDVNPEDLAQHGAVSDVVAQQMAIGVKQRLATDWGVSITGVAGPGGGTETKPVGLVYIGIAAPDNTVESFKYQLNPQQERSLIRQMSACQALDLLRRKLIANSSKR; the protein is encoded by the coding sequence ATGACTGCTGAAGTTATCTGTGTCGGAACCGAGTTACTGCTAGGGGATATTCTGAATACTAATGCCCAGTTTTTAGCAAAACAGTTAGCTGGGCTAGGAATTCCTCATTACTATCAAACCGTAGTGGGGGATAATCCAGAACGCCTCAAGCAGGTATTAGAAATTGCTACAGCGCGATCGCAAATTCTGCTATTTACTGGCGGTCTTGGCCCAACACCAGATGACCTCACGACCGAAACTATTGCTGATTTCTTTAACGCCCCGCTAGTTGAACAGTTAGAGGTAATTGAGGATATTACCCGCAAATACGCTCAACGGGGGCGTGAAATGACTCCCAGCAACCGTAAACAAGCTTTGATTCCTCAAGGTGCGGAGATTCTGACCAACCCCGCAGGAACAGCACCTGGAATCATCTGGCAACCCCGCCCTAACTTGACAATTCTTACCTTCCCAGGTGTGCCAAGTGAATTAAAGCGGATGTGGCAAGAAACCGCCATTCCCTACCTCAAAAGTCAAGGTTGGGGGAAACAAATCATTTATAGCCGAATGTTACGCTTCTGGGGCATTGGTGAATCTGCTTTAGCGGAAAAAGTATCTTCTTTACTTGATTTATCTAACCCAACAGTTGCGCCTTATGCAGGTCAAGGCGAAGTAAGATTGCGAGTTTCTGCCCGCGCGAGTTCAGAAACAGCAGCACTTGAACTAATTAAGCCAGTTGAGCAACAAATACAACAAATTGCCGGATTAAACTATTACGGCGCTGATAATGATACCCTCGCCTCAGTCGTTGGTCAATTGTTGCAAGCATCAGGTCAAACGCTGAGTGTAGCTGAATCTTGTACTGGCGGTGGGCTGGGACAAATGCTTACTAATATTTCTGGTAGTTCCAGCTACTTTATGGGTGGGGTGATTTCTTATGATAATCAGGTCAAAATTTCTCTATTAGATGTCAACCCTGAAGATTTAGCCCAACATGGGGCTGTGAGTGATGTAGTTGCCCAGCAAATGGCTATAGGAGTTAAGCAGCGTTTGGCGACTGACTGGGGTGTTAGTATCACTGGGGTTGCTGGCCCTGGAGGTGGTACAGAGACTAAACCAGTGGGGCTTGTCTACATAGGTATCGCTGCGCCAGATAACACTGTAGAAAGCTTTAAGTATCAGCTAAATCCTCAGCAAGAACGGTCTTTAATTCGTCAGATGTCAGCTTGTCAAGCCTTGGACTTACTACGACGCAAGTTAATTGCCAATTCGTCTAAACGATAA
- the aroQ gene encoding type II 3-dehydroquinate dehydratase, which produces MLTEHLQVVSVLVLHGPNLNLLGRREPGIYGSVTLEAINRLLEEEAQKLQAKILAKQSNHEGVLVDAIHDAQGTHQGILINAGAYTHTSVAIRDAIAAVNIPTVEVHLSNIYRREEFRHHSFIAPIAIGQISGFGADSYRLGLHALVNHLRQSNA; this is translated from the coding sequence GTGTTAACCGAACATTTGCAAGTGGTGAGTGTACTGGTTCTGCATGGCCCCAATCTTAATCTATTGGGGCGTAGAGAGCCAGGGATATATGGCAGTGTGACATTAGAAGCAATTAATCGCTTATTAGAAGAGGAAGCACAGAAACTCCAAGCGAAAATATTAGCCAAGCAATCTAATCACGAAGGTGTTTTAGTCGATGCTATCCATGATGCTCAAGGAACTCATCAGGGTATTTTGATTAATGCTGGTGCTTATACTCATACGAGTGTAGCTATTCGAGATGCGATCGCCGCAGTAAATATTCCTACAGTTGAAGTGCATCTGAGCAATATTTATCGTCGCGAAGAATTTCGCCACCATTCATTTATAGCACCAATAGCTATTGGGCAAATCAGTGGCTTTGGCGCTGATAGTTATCGCTTAGGATTACACGCTTTGGTTAATCACCTCAGACAATCAAATGCTTGA